A segment of the Bacillus pseudomycoides genome:
TTTCTTTTTCTCTTGAAGTACTTTTCATTAGACCCCTCCCCATTTGTCTTCTTTTTTTGCCGTAAAGGAATTTCCTTACGAGAATCATCAAGATTAACAGATATTCGATACGCCACTTTAAGTAAGTTAGCTAATCAAAAGAGACAAAATATTAACTTTAGACACATAGAAGAGAACGGTTAGAATGCCATTTGTATGGGCAATTAATTGCCATTCTAATCTGGTCTTCCATCATGTTTCAAATGGGATATTTACTCCTTATGAAGAAGAAAAGAGAGTTGAATGAATATAAGGTGAAAGGGAAATACCCAGTTTGAATAATAACAATTAATATTAGTTTTGTAAGTATTTAGCCGTTTACAATTTCCCCACCATTCACGTGCAGAATTTGCCCTGATATGTAAG
Coding sequences within it:
- a CDS encoding helix-turn-helix transcriptional regulator, with protein sequence MKYFSLDPSPFVFFFCRKGISLRESSRLTDIRYATLSKLANQKRQNINFRHIEENG